ACAAGCATCAGGATTACCTACTGTTTTATAACTGTATTTTCTTGAAATAAGTTCTCTTCTCAAGTCCTCAAAAGCCCCCTCACCTTTTCCCTCTCCCGGAAGGGGAGAGGGGATTTTATTCTTCATGGAGAATTAAGTCCTTGAAATGAATTTACACAAAAGTTTGAACGACCACAGTAACGTAGTATGATAGATTTCATTTGACAAAACTTTCAATATTCAGTTAAAAATATCGGGGATATTTATGAACACAGGTATTGTCTTAAAGACTGAGATGCCTGATGTCGGTATACCACGACATGGCAAGGTCAGAGATATTTATGAGTTAGAGGATGAGTATCTATTAATTGTCGCTACAGATAGGATATCTGCGTTTGATGTAGTTCTGCCAAATGGCATACCTCAAAAAGGAAGGGTGCTTACCCAGATATCCATTTACTGGTTTAAGCAGATGGAAGATATTATCCCAAATCATCTCGTTGCTACTGAGGTAGAGGATTTTCCTGAAATACTTCATAAGTATAAGGATATACTTAAAGGCAGGAGTATGCTTGTAAAAAAGGCAAAGGTTCTTCCTGTTGAATGCGTTGTGAGAGGATATCTATCTGGTTCAGGCTGGAAGGAATACATGGAAAAGGGGACAGTCTGTGGCATAGAATTAGCGGAAGGGCTCAGAGAATCCTCTAAACTGGATAAGCCAATCTTTACACCAAGCACAAAGGCAGAGGAGGGACATGACATTAGCATATCCTTCGATGAAATGGTAAATATCGTAGGTAATGAAATGGCAGAGAGACTTAGAGATATAAGCCTGAGGATATATTCAAAGGCAAGGGATATGGCAGAGAAAAAAGGTATCATCATTGCAGATACAAAGTTTGAGTTTGGTATTTATGATGGCGAACTGATATTGATTGATGAACTATTAACACCTGATTCTTCTCGTTTCTGGGTGATGGCGGATTACCAGCCTGGCAGAAGTCAGGACAGCTTTGACAAACAGATAGTAAGGGATTACCTCTTGACATTAAACTGGAACAAGACACCCCCT
The DNA window shown above is from Nitrospirota bacterium and carries:
- a CDS encoding phosphoribosylaminoimidazolesuccinocarboxamide synthase, coding for MNTGIVLKTEMPDVGIPRHGKVRDIYELEDEYLLIVATDRISAFDVVLPNGIPQKGRVLTQISIYWFKQMEDIIPNHLVATEVEDFPEILHKYKDILKGRSMLVKKAKVLPVECVVRGYLSGSGWKEYMEKGTVCGIELAEGLRESSKLDKPIFTPSTKAEEGHDISISFDEMVNIVGNEMAERLRDISLRIYSKARDMAEKKGIIIADTKFEFGIYDGELILIDELLTPDSSRFWVMADYQPGRSQDSFDKQIVRDYLLTLNWNKTPPGPELPEEIVQKTSERYREILDILTKE